Proteins from a single region of Pangasianodon hypophthalmus isolate fPanHyp1 chromosome 7, fPanHyp1.pri, whole genome shotgun sequence:
- the zgc:113516 gene encoding ethanolamine kinase 2 isoform X1 has translation MDLLSNDQTDEPLHLEVCLDELSPHTGIIELLKTLRPQWRAEDIQLKMFTEGITNQLLGCSVSSDSAVVLVRVYGRMTELFIDRKKEVETLRLLHSHGCGPRLYCSFHNGICYEFLKGVALDDVLLRQPSVYRLVAVEMGKIHSIKPKCSSSVEPVLWSKLANYLKLLQNCDAENDDVLRQGSQLDIPSMEVLINETEELKRHLNRVESPIVLCHNDLLTKNIIYNSDEGVVKFIDYEYADFNYQAYDIGNHFNEFAGVNNVDYSLYPSRELQWDWLTSYLQSVRINNRVDSQITQREVNTLYVQVCKFSLASHLSWGLWALLQAKYSTIKFNFLKYAAARFSFYFKKKEEYLEMMLP, from the exons ATGGATCTTCTCTCAAATGACCAGACAGATGAACCTTTGCATCTTGAGGTGTGTTTGGACGAGCTTTCGCCTCACACCGGCATCATCGAGCTGCTCAAAACCCTGAGACCACAGTGGAGAGCTGAGGATATCCAGCTAAAG ATGTTTACAGAGGGCATCACAAATCAGCTTCTGGGCTGCTCGGTGAGCTCGGACTCAGCCGTGGTGTTGGTGCGAGTGTACGGACGAATGACTGAGCTTTTTATTGACCGTAAGAAAGAGGTGGAGACGTTGAGGTTGTTGCACTCACATGGCTGCGGCCCAAGACTCTACTGCAGCTTCCACAACGGCATCTGCTATGAGTTCCTGAAGGGCGTTGCGCTGGACGATGTTCTGCTCCGACAGCCTTCTGTCTacag ACTGGTGGCAGTAGAAATGGGGAAAATCCACTCGATAAAGCCGAAGTGCAGCTCGTCTGTGGAACCTGTGCTGTGGTCAAAGTTGGCTAATTACCTGAAATTACTGCAGAACTGCGATGCAGAAAATGATGATGTGCTACGGCAAGG TTCACAGTTGGACATTCCCAGCATGGAGGTGTTAATCAATGAGACGGAGGAGCTGAAGAGACATTTAAACAGAGTGGAGTCTCCGATAGTGCTGTGTCACAATGACCTGCTGACCAAAAATATCATCTACAACTCAGATGAAG GCGTAGTGAAATTCATCGACTACGAATACGCTGACTTTAATTACCAGGCGTACGACATCGGAAACCACTTCAATGAATTTGCAG gTGTGAATAATGTGGATTACAGTCTGTACCCGAGCCGCGAGCTGCAGTGGGACTGGCTAACATCTTACCTCCAGAGTGTAAGAATCAACAACCGAGTCGACTCCCAAATCACTCAGAGAGAAGTGAACACTCTGTACGTCCAAGTCTGCAAATTCTCACTG gCGTCTCACCTGTCCTGGGGTCTGTGGGCTCTGTTACAGGCCAAATACTCCACAATCAAATTCAATTTCTTAAA ATACGCTGCTGCTCGATTCAGCTTCTACTTTAAGAAGAAGGAGGAATATTTAGAAATGATGCTTCCTTAA
- the zgc:113516 gene encoding ethanolamine kinase 2 isoform X3, which produces MFTEGITNQLLGCSVSSDSAVVLVRVYGRMTELFIDRKKEVETLRLLHSHGCGPRLYCSFHNGICYEFLKGVALDDVLLRQPSVYRLVAVEMGKIHSIKPKCSSSVEPVLWSKLANYLKLLQNCDAENDDVLRQGSQLDIPSMEVLINETEELKRHLNRVESPIVLCHNDLLTKNIIYNSDEGVVKFIDYEYADFNYQAYDIGNHFNEFAGVNNVDYSLYPSRELQWDWLTSYLQSVRINNRVDSQITQREVNTLYVQVCKFSLASHLSWGLWALLQAKYSTIKFNFLKYAAARFSFYFKKKEEYLEMMLP; this is translated from the exons ATGTTTACAGAGGGCATCACAAATCAGCTTCTGGGCTGCTCGGTGAGCTCGGACTCAGCCGTGGTGTTGGTGCGAGTGTACGGACGAATGACTGAGCTTTTTATTGACCGTAAGAAAGAGGTGGAGACGTTGAGGTTGTTGCACTCACATGGCTGCGGCCCAAGACTCTACTGCAGCTTCCACAACGGCATCTGCTATGAGTTCCTGAAGGGCGTTGCGCTGGACGATGTTCTGCTCCGACAGCCTTCTGTCTacag ACTGGTGGCAGTAGAAATGGGGAAAATCCACTCGATAAAGCCGAAGTGCAGCTCGTCTGTGGAACCTGTGCTGTGGTCAAAGTTGGCTAATTACCTGAAATTACTGCAGAACTGCGATGCAGAAAATGATGATGTGCTACGGCAAGG TTCACAGTTGGACATTCCCAGCATGGAGGTGTTAATCAATGAGACGGAGGAGCTGAAGAGACATTTAAACAGAGTGGAGTCTCCGATAGTGCTGTGTCACAATGACCTGCTGACCAAAAATATCATCTACAACTCAGATGAAG GCGTAGTGAAATTCATCGACTACGAATACGCTGACTTTAATTACCAGGCGTACGACATCGGAAACCACTTCAATGAATTTGCAG gTGTGAATAATGTGGATTACAGTCTGTACCCGAGCCGCGAGCTGCAGTGGGACTGGCTAACATCTTACCTCCAGAGTGTAAGAATCAACAACCGAGTCGACTCCCAAATCACTCAGAGAGAAGTGAACACTCTGTACGTCCAAGTCTGCAAATTCTCACTG gCGTCTCACCTGTCCTGGGGTCTGTGGGCTCTGTTACAGGCCAAATACTCCACAATCAAATTCAATTTCTTAAA ATACGCTGCTGCTCGATTCAGCTTCTACTTTAAGAAGAAGGAGGAATATTTAGAAATGATGCTTCCTTAA
- the zgc:113516 gene encoding ethanolamine kinase 2 isoform X2, with protein sequence MDLLSNDQTDEPLHLEVCLDELSPHTGIIELLKTLRPQWRAEDIQLKMFTEGITNQLLGCSVSSDSAVVLVRVYGRMTELFIDRKKEVETLRLLHSHGCGPRLYCSFHNGICYEFLKGVALDDVLLRQPSVYRLVAVEMGKIHSIKPKCSSSVEPVLWSKLANYLKLLQNCDAENDDVLRQGSQLDIPSMEVLINETEELKRHLNRVESPIVLCHNDLLTKNIIYNSDEGVVKFIDYEYADFNYQAYDIGNHFNEFAGVNNVDYSLYPSRELQWDWLTSYLQSVRINNRVDSQITQREVNTLYVQVCKFSLIRCCSIQLLL encoded by the exons ATGGATCTTCTCTCAAATGACCAGACAGATGAACCTTTGCATCTTGAGGTGTGTTTGGACGAGCTTTCGCCTCACACCGGCATCATCGAGCTGCTCAAAACCCTGAGACCACAGTGGAGAGCTGAGGATATCCAGCTAAAG ATGTTTACAGAGGGCATCACAAATCAGCTTCTGGGCTGCTCGGTGAGCTCGGACTCAGCCGTGGTGTTGGTGCGAGTGTACGGACGAATGACTGAGCTTTTTATTGACCGTAAGAAAGAGGTGGAGACGTTGAGGTTGTTGCACTCACATGGCTGCGGCCCAAGACTCTACTGCAGCTTCCACAACGGCATCTGCTATGAGTTCCTGAAGGGCGTTGCGCTGGACGATGTTCTGCTCCGACAGCCTTCTGTCTacag ACTGGTGGCAGTAGAAATGGGGAAAATCCACTCGATAAAGCCGAAGTGCAGCTCGTCTGTGGAACCTGTGCTGTGGTCAAAGTTGGCTAATTACCTGAAATTACTGCAGAACTGCGATGCAGAAAATGATGATGTGCTACGGCAAGG TTCACAGTTGGACATTCCCAGCATGGAGGTGTTAATCAATGAGACGGAGGAGCTGAAGAGACATTTAAACAGAGTGGAGTCTCCGATAGTGCTGTGTCACAATGACCTGCTGACCAAAAATATCATCTACAACTCAGATGAAG GCGTAGTGAAATTCATCGACTACGAATACGCTGACTTTAATTACCAGGCGTACGACATCGGAAACCACTTCAATGAATTTGCAG gTGTGAATAATGTGGATTACAGTCTGTACCCGAGCCGCGAGCTGCAGTGGGACTGGCTAACATCTTACCTCCAGAGTGTAAGAATCAACAACCGAGTCGACTCCCAAATCACTCAGAGAGAAGTGAACACTCTGTACGTCCAAGTCTGCAAATTCTCACTG ATACGCTGCTGCTCGATTCAGCTTCTACTTTAA